AACGTCTATCGATTTTAAGAACGATGGCAGCATGTTCACTATCGATTGGACCAACCCCGCTGCGTTCCAGAAAGGCGCTTATACCGTAATGCTTTATTCGGATAATTCGACCATGGGCCAGGGAACCTTCTCGTTGAAATAAATAATTAAAAAATTTAATACCCGGTCCCGCCTGTATAAAAACAGGCGGGATTTTTATTTCAAAGCGATACAGGGCAGGCAATAAGGCCGCCTGATTTTCGCCTTTGTTTTTGGGAAGGTTTTAAAAGCGATATTTTTTCCCCGGTCGAAATCCTTGTCTTTGAGGGGGAGAGATGTCCGCAAGTTGCTATTGTGAATAAAGCTTAAGGATATTAAGCTACTTCCGGCAGGCTGATATAGAACGTTGTCCCTTCACCAATAACGGTCTCGAACCAAACCTTGCCGCCTGCGTTCTCAATTGAGTTTTTGACGAACGCCAACCCCAGGCCTGTGCCGGAGCTTTTCGTTGTAAAATTAGGCTCGAATATCTTCTCACGCAGGTTGGCAGGAATGCCGTTGCCATTATCCTTAATGCTCAGCAGGATGGCCCCGTTCGTTATCATATGCGCGATCTCGATAACACCGTCGCGGCCCTGTGGTATAGCCTCTATGGCATTTTTCAAAAGGTTATTAAAGCACCGCAGCAATTGGTCGCGGTCGGCGCTTACTTTAAATGGATCTTCGGGCGCCTGGTAGTTTATTTTAATATTTTCTGTTTGCTTATAAACCACTACAGCCTGTGTAAGTATATCGAAAACGTCCATTTTCTCCAACCTTGTATCAGGCATTTTGGCGAAGGCCGAAAACTCCGAGGCTATGGACGAAAGGCTCTCGATCTGCTCGACGAACGACTTGCTGAACCGTTCGAATTTCTGGTCGAATTTTGGGTCCTTGTCCTTCCACGATTTCTCCAGCAACTGCAGCCCCAGCTTAAGCGGTGTCAGCGGGTTTTTGATCTCATGAGCCACCTGCTTGGCCATTTCGCGCCAGGCACTTTCCCTCTCCGATTGCGCAAGCTTTTGCGCGCTTTGCTCAAGGGCAGCTATCATGTTGTTATATTCTGCTATCAGCGTACCTATCTCATCTTTACGCTTCCATTTTATCGGCTCGTTTTTTTGGCCATATATGGTTTTGCTCAGGCTGTATTGAATAATATTGAGCGGCGTGGTTATCTGCCGGGCAATAAATACCGCCAGCAGCCCTATAGCGATAAATATCAGGGCATAAATATTGATCATGGCATCCAGCAGCGAACTCAAGCGCGATTTGTAGTCCTCCTCGTTCGAGAACGACGGCAACTGCAAATACCCGATCGTTCTGTTCTGCCCGTTGGTTAACGCTACATAACCAGCCTTATAGCTAAAGTTTCCAATGATCTCCGGGTTAATGAATATGGATTTATTAAGCTGATGCAGGTTTATATAGGCTTTTCCATTGATCCTTTTAGCTATAAGGCCGTTGTCATAAAGCTTAGGCTGCGTCGATGCCAACATTTCGCCTTTGGTATTGAAGAGTGTAATATCGGCGGAATAAACATTTGCAAATTCATCAAACTTGGCCAGGTAGTCCTGCCCCATGTAATAAACACCGCCTGTAAGGCGGGCGTTTTCAAAAGCTCTACCTATTTGCAACAGCCTGTGGCTGATGGTGGCGTCCTGTTGTTCGCTGTATTGCTTTGTGATGGAAACATAGGTAATAACCCCACCAATATCAGTGTTGCGACTACTGCGAATACAATGGAAAGCTGTATCCTTGTTTTGTATAAAATATGCTCAAAATTGATCTTTAATACCCAATGGAAGTAGTTCTCCTCGGAATATAATATCCGTATACGCGCCCACAGCCACCGCATTACAATAACAACCGCGGCAAATGCAAGGAAAACAATAAAGAAGAAGGTGACCGAAGTAATGGTGTTGATGGCAACATTTTCCTTTTTGCTTATTACCAGCATGCTTCGCCCATCCGGCTGATAGATCAGGTGGTTATAGGTGTTCCATAATTTGTAGGATGCGAGGTCAGAAACGGTTGTGCTCTTAAATACCGTATCCTTTACTTTACCCTTAAACTCACGGTTTATAAGGCTATAATCGTATTTGCCTTTCTGGCTCATCAGCCTGTTATCGCTGTAATAGGCATAGGAGTAATCTTCAAAATCGTCCGCAGGCTTTACATTGTTATCCACGAGCAAGTCGAGCGGTGCATTTTCATTCTGCGTATCCTTCGAGTCGAGCGATATCACCAGCGTGCCGACGAGTTCCTTTTGGTCGTATACCGGTATCCTGGCCAGGTATTCCCTCGAACCGTAGGCCTTGCTGTTCCGGTAAAAATAGTCGGATATTTTCGGCGCCCCGCCTATTCTTACCATGTCTTTAAAAACATTCAGATCGTAGGACTGCTGCTCATATCCCTTCTGCGACAGGAATTGCTTGTCGCCGGTGTCGTACCCGTAAACATTCAATTTAAATTTCGACAGGTATTCGTAGAAATAAGTTTTTTGGAGATAAGCCTTTATAACATCATTATTGTGCACGGTATCAATAAAATACCGTTTCACATCCGGATCCGTTTCTATCTTTCGCTCGACAATTTTCAGGTAATGTTCGGTCGGCAGATCGGCAGTAGTTATAAGCTGGTGCAGAAGCTCCTTACGTTTTTCTTTTTCTTTAAGCGAAAGAAAGTGGTTTAGTTTAATAGCGGATACAGAAGCACAAACAAGGATAATGCTCACCAGCGCACCTGAATTTAATCTCGCCTGTTTATACAGGTAGGCATACCCCCGTATAAACACCCAGGCTGCACCAAAAAGGTAGAACAAAGTAAATTCGCCGCGGTTTAACACCGGGATAAATGTGGCAGCAAGTATAGCGGCTAAAAAGATAGCGGCCTGCTGCGATACCGGCACGGCAACCCGCACGCTAAAAGTGAGGCATATTTCGACAAGAACATAAAAAACAAGATAGGCGAAGCACAGCATCAGTATACCCATTACGCTATGATGCGTGAGGCCAAGCACATTATTAACGTCGAAATTGATCTTTGAATAAAGTACCAGGCCATGAAAGCGCCTGAGCAACAGGAAGGACACCCCGGTGATAGCCAATACACAAATCACAACAATAATATAACCTGCAATTTTACTGTAAGAAGGTTTTACAAGTTTGTTGCGGTAACGGTACACGAAACAAAAGAACCAGCTTATGGCAAGCACATTAAGACAAAAATCGCCGAACGAAGGGTATAAGGGCCCGCCATAATAAAGTGTGGGTTGAAAAATGGAGAGTTTGTAACTAAGGTCGGGCCAGTTGCAATAAATATTAAGATACCTTAACGTGACGATGAATATAAGCAGTACCGCGAACGACAGCAACAGGTAGCCTCTTACAGCTATATAATTACAGATATTGTGGATAAGCAGACACAGGACCAGAAAGCAAAGGGCCCATGACGCTATTTCGAAATAAAGGAACTTATGGTTAACCTCGTAAGGGTTTACCTTTACCGAAAAAAGGTATTTATCGGTAATGCTGTGTATTTCGTAAATATTTTTGTCATCATATTTCGCTATCTCGATATTATTGTCCTTAAGCAGGTTTTTTGCGAATATGTTCTGAAGGTATTGATTTTGAATTTTGTACTCAAGTTTTACCGGGATCAGGAAAACAGCCGAAAAATCTCCGTCCGTCTTCTTGATAGCGTTGTAATGCCCGTTCGATTCCTTAACAAAAGAATAGCCCTCCTTAATGGGATGCAGGGGTATTACCTTTATCCCGCTCCAAAACACAAGCCGCCCCTTTTTGTAGGTAAGCAGCCAGATATTTTCATCGGTCGTAAATTTCTTTATTGCCTTCAGCGCCGCGCGGTCGTCATCTTCCAGCGTTTTTAAATTATCGAAAGCTTTTTTATCGTTAATGACATCGGCAACAACACGTTCCTTTTTTTGCAGGTTACTTTCAAGTGTTTGCGCGGTTTGATACAGGTTATTTTTAGGCGTGTAAGTTTTCTGTATAACAATTGCTGTCAGCAGTAAACTGGCAAACAGGAGGGCCAGCATCAATCGTATTTTCGCAGCGGGTGTCAATGTTTCAAAAGGTAGGGATAAAAATACGATAAAAAAACAAAGCCATCCGTTTTCAGTTTGGATGGCTTCGCGATTTTTATTCGCTTAAAGCGGCACTGCTTGTTGCGGCCGCGCGGTCTACCTTTTTTACCAGGCCTTGCAGCACGTTGCCCGGACCAACTTCTATAAAGGATGTCGCCCCATCCTCCAGCATGTGCATCACGGTTTGCGTCCAGCGTACGGGGCCGGTAAGCTGTTCTATCAGGTTGTGTTTTATCTTAGCCGGATCGGTATAGGGTTTGGCGTCGATGTTCTGGTATACCGGGCATACCGGTTCTTTGATCTCCGTGTTCAGTATGGCATACTCCAGTTCCATTTTCGCTGACTGCATCAAAGGCGAGTGAAAGGCTCCGCCGACGTTCAGTTTAAGTGCGCGCTTGGCCCCTGCCGCAAGCAGTTTTTCGCAGGCATAGTCGATACCGGCGATACTGCCCGAAATAACCAATTGGCCCGGGCAATTGTAATTAGCGGGTACTACCACCTCGGTGGCCCGCTCGCAAATATCTTCCACGGTAAAATCATCCAGCCCCAAAATAGCTGCCATGGTCGAAGGCTGTATCTCGCAGGCCTTTTGCATAGCGTTGGCACGGGCAGCAACTAATCTTAAACCGTCTTCGAACGATAAAGCGCCCGCAGATACCAGCGCCGAAAATTCGCCAAGCGAATGCCCCGCTGCCATATCGGGTTTAAAATCATCGCCCAAAACCTTTGCCAGGATAACCGAATGTAAAAATATGGCGGGCTGGGTTACTTTGGTCTGTTTCAGGTCCTCGTCGGTACCGTCGAACATGATGTCCGTTATACGGAAACCCAATATTTCGTTTGCTTTCTCAAACAATTCACGGGCCTTGTCCGACTTATCATATAAGTCTTTACCCATGCCAACAAATTGGGCTCCCTGGCCCGGAAATAAGTATGCGTTCATATTAGTGATTAGTTGATTGGTGATTGGTTAATTAGTGACTTGTGATTAGTACGACGTGTTCCTGATCACTAATAACTAATAACTGATCACCCAAGTTTCGCCGTTATCAAATTTAAAAACTCTGTGCGGGTTTTTTCCTTTAAAAATTCGCCTGTAAAGGCCGACGTTGTAGTAACTGAATTTTGCTTTTGCACCCCGCGCATGCTCATGCAAAGGTGACGGCATTCAATAACAACCCCCACGCCAAGTGGATTCAAAGTTTCCTGAATACAATCGCGTATCTCATTGGTCAGGCGTTCCTGCACCTGCAGCCGGCGTGCAAAAACGTCCACCACGCGCGGTATTTTGCTCAAACCTACTACGTGCCCGTTCGGGATATAGGCAATGTGCGCTTTACCAAAAAACGGCAGCATGTGATGTTCACACATCGAATAAACCTCGATATCCTTCACCACCACCATCTGGCTGTATTCCTCTTTGAACATAGCCGATTTGAGTATCTCCTCGGCGTTGAGGTCGTAGCCCTGCGTCAGGAAAAGCATCGCCTTTGCCATTCGCTCGGGTGTTTTCAGTAATCCTTCACGGTTAGGGTCTTCTCCAATTTGTTCGAGGACGTTGTGATAAAGACCGCTAAGATTGTCTATCAATCCGGTATTGTACCGGTCTATCTTTTTGTACCCGTCTATACCTTCGTCGCGGTCGGGGTAAGCATCTGTTTTGTTCATTTCCAGGTTTTAATCACCAAAATACTCGGCCGAGTTGTTTTCCGTTTCAAATAATTTAACAGAATGCAGAAACACGCCTTCGTGTTTCTCTATCGGCCCTTTCAATTGGTTAAATATTTCGATGCAAAGTAACTCGGTCGAAGCCATCTTCCCTGTCATGAAGTCGACATCTTTGTTCAGATTTTTATGATCGAGTTTCTCTATCACGTAATCGTTAATGATCACTTTCAGTTCCTTCAGGTCTATCAGGTACCCTGTAGCATGACTTATCTCACCCTTCACCGTCACCAATAGATTGTAATTGTGCCCGTGCCAGTTAGGGTTTGCACATTTACCAAAAACCTCAGCGTTTTTTTCTTCGCTCCACTCTTCGCGGTACATACGGTGCGCAGCGTTAAAATGCTCTTTCCGTGTTATATAGATCATCATAATAATAATTGGCGCAAATATACAAAACAAAAAACTGCGCTTTGATTATCTTCGTTGTCAAAATAAAGCCATTATGCGGATATTGGTTGTTGCAGCTACTGAATTTGAAGTGGAATTTCAGAATCAAGAGTCAAGAGTCAAGAATCAGAATATTGAACTTCTTATAACCGGCGTCGGGATGGTGGCTACAGCTTTTGCATTAGGCAGGCACCTGGCAACCAACCGGTACGACCTGGCCATTAACCTTGGTATTGCAGGCAGCTTCGACCGAAGTATCGCTGTAGGCGAAGTGGTGGAAGTAGTGGAAGACAGCTTTTCAGAATTAGGCGCGGAAGATGACGAAACTTTTTTATCCATTGAGAAATTAGGCTTCGGCGAGGCTCATTTTAAACCCTCTGCCCGGCTTTATGACCATGGCATCACCCATATACGGCAGGTAAGCGCCATTACTGTAAATACCGTTCACGGCAATGAGGCCAGCATTAAAGAACTTGCCTGCCGCATTGAGCCCCAGCTGGAAAGCATGGAAGGCGCAGCATTTTTTTATGCCTGCAAACAGGCCGGCGTTCCGTGTATACAGATCAGGGCAGTGTCAAATTATGTGGAAAAGCGCAACCGCGATGCCTGGCAGATAGGGCTGGCCATTAAAAATCTGAATACATTTGCTGCTGAACTTTTCAAACGAGATTTCTCCCCATTGAAATAAATATCATGCTGCAGGAAATTTTAAAAAAACTGATAAAACGCGACCTGGAAAAGCTGAAAACTGAAATAGAAGCTTACCAGTCGGAAGGGAATATCTGGGTCGTAGAAGATGGTATTGCCAACTCAGCGGGCAACCTTTGCCTGCACCTGGTTGGCAATCTTAACCATTTCATTGGCGCTGTGCTTGGTAATACAGGTTATGTGCGCCAACGCGACCTCGAATTTTCGCTGAAGGATATACCGAGAGCCAGGCTGATTCAACAGATAGAAGATACGATCGTCGTGACGGAAGAGGTTATGAATAAAATTACCGACGAGCAACTGGCGGCCGAATTCCCCGTAGTAGTATTTTCAAAAGGTGATACGACCGCTTATTTCTTGTCCCACCTTGCAACACATCTCAGCTATCATTTAGGCCAGGTAAATTACCACCGAAGATTATTAGATAAATGAAATTAACACTTGGCTTCTCTCCCTGTCCTAACGACACGTTTATTTTCGATGCGCTGATCCATCACAAGATAGACACCGAAGGGCTGGAGTTTGAGGTGTTTTATGACGATGTGGAAACGCTGAACCAAAAAGCTTTCCGCGGCGAGCTGGATATCACCAAACTGAGCTACCATGCCTTTGCTTATGTAGTCGATAAATATGTTTTGCTGGATGCAGGCAGCGCGCTGGGTTTTGGCGTTGGTCCGTTGCTGATCTCAAAAAAAGATTTTTCAATTTCGGATTTAAATAATGCCGACCATAAAATTGGAATCCCAGGGAAGTATACTACCGCCAATTTCCTGTTGGGGCTTGCCTTACCCGAAGCTACCAACAAACAGGAAATGGTATTCTCGGAAATTGAGGATGCCTTGCTGGATGAAAAGATCGACGTTGGCCTCATCATCCACGAGAACCGTTTCACCTACCAAAATAAGGGCCTGAAAAAGATCATCGACCTGGGCGACTACTGGGAAAAGCTGACCGGCTGCGCCATTCCGCTCGGTGGTATAGTTACTAACAGGAATTTACCTTTGGAGGTACAGCATAAAATAAACAAAGTGCTGAAAAAATCGGTTGAGTTTGCCTTTGCCAACCCAAAATCGGGACTGGAATTTATCCGTTCGCACGCACAGGAAATGAGCGAAGAGGTAATGTACAAGCATATCGAATTATATGTGAACAAGTATTCGCGCGAGTTGGGCGAAGAGGGCCGGAAAGCCATTGATTTGCTTTTCGATACAGCGCGTGAAAAGGGGATTATACCGGAGATAAAGGAACATATATTTTTAAGCCCCACGCCCCCTAAAGGGGGAGAATAGTCCAGTTGGATTTGCTCCCCTTCAGGGGTTGAGGGCTAATATAATAACTTGTCATACGGATACCTCACCGTATGTATGGCAACAACTTTATCATAAAGCAGCTTCCTGAACTCATCCACATTTTCCTTTTTCAGTGCCGAAATAAAAATCGCCGGGTTATTGTCCTTGGCCATCCAGCTTTGTTTGAAATCTTCAAGGGTCAATTTGTGGGCTTCTTCACCGGGTTTTTGGATAGGTTCGTAAGCGTCTATCTTATTAAAAACCATGATGGTCTGCTTATCCCTTGCACCCAGGTCCTTCAATGTTTCATTTACCGTACGTATCTGGTCCTCAAAATAAGGGTGTGACACATCTACCACGTGTACCAAAATATCCGCTTCGCGAACCTCATCCAGCGTCGACTTAAAACATTCGACCAAATGGTGGGGCAATTTGCGGATGAACCCGACCGTATCCGAAAGCAGGAAAGGGAGGTTCTCGATAACTACTTTCCGCACCGTTGTATCCAGCGTGGCGAACAGTTTATTTTCAGCAAATACCTCCGATTTGGAGATCATGTTCATGATAGTGGACTTACCCACGTTGGTATAACCTACCAGGGCCACCCTAACCAGCTGGTTGCGGTTTTTGCGCTGGGTTTCGTTCTGCCGGTCTATTAATTTGAGCTTGTCCTTAAGTAGCGATATTTTATTCAGGATCAAACGACGGTCGGTCTCAATTTGCGACTCACCCGGTCCGCGCATACCGATACCACCCTTTTGCCGCTCTAAGTGCGTCCATAAACGGGTAAGTCGCGGCAGCAGATATTGCAGCTGCGCCAGCTCAACCTGTGCTTTGGCCTGCGCCGTTTGCGCACGGTTGGCAAAAATATCCAGGATCAAATTACTGCGGTCGAGTATTTTTACCTGTAGTTCGTTCTCTATATTTCTTAATTGCGATGGTGAAAGCTCATCGTCAAAAACCACGATGTCAATTTCCTCCGAAT
Above is a window of Mucilaginibacter ginsenosidivorans DNA encoding:
- a CDS encoding sensor histidine kinase, which produces MQIGRAFENARLTGGVYYMGQDYLAKFDEFANVYSADITLFNTKGEMLASTQPKLYDNGLIAKRINGKAYINLHQLNKSIFINPEIIGNFSYKAGYVALTNGQNRTIGYLQLPSFSNEEDYKSRLSSLLDAMINIYALIFIAIGLLAVFIARQITTPLNIIQYSLSKTIYGQKNEPIKWKRKDEIGTLIAEYNNMIAALEQSAQKLAQSERESAWREMAKQVAHEIKNPLTPLKLGLQLLEKSWKDKDPKFDQKFERFSKSFVEQIESLSSIASEFSAFAKMPDTRLEKMDVFDILTQAVVVYKQTENIKINYQAPEDPFKVSADRDQLLRCFNNLLKNAIEAIPQGRDGVIEIAHMITNGAILLSIKDNGNGIPANLREKIFEPNFTTKSSGTGLGLAFVKNSIENAGGKVWFETVIGEGTTFYISLPEVA
- the fabD gene encoding ACP S-malonyltransferase, coding for MNAYLFPGQGAQFVGMGKDLYDKSDKARELFEKANEILGFRITDIMFDGTDEDLKQTKVTQPAIFLHSVILAKVLGDDFKPDMAAGHSLGEFSALVSAGALSFEDGLRLVAARANAMQKACEIQPSTMAAILGLDDFTVEDICERATEVVVPANYNCPGQLVISGSIAGIDYACEKLLAAGAKRALKLNVGGAFHSPLMQSAKMELEYAILNTEIKEPVCPVYQNIDAKPYTDPAKIKHNLIEQLTGPVRWTQTVMHMLEDGATSFIEVGPGNVLQGLVKKVDRAAATSSAALSE
- the folE gene encoding GTP cyclohydrolase I FolE; translation: MNKTDAYPDRDEGIDGYKKIDRYNTGLIDNLSGLYHNVLEQIGEDPNREGLLKTPERMAKAMLFLTQGYDLNAEEILKSAMFKEEYSQMVVVKDIEVYSMCEHHMLPFFGKAHIAYIPNGHVVGLSKIPRVVDVFARRLQVQERLTNEIRDCIQETLNPLGVGVVIECRHLCMSMRGVQKQNSVTTTSAFTGEFLKEKTRTEFLNLITAKLG
- a CDS encoding 6-pyruvoyl trahydropterin synthase family protein, which translates into the protein MIYITRKEHFNAAHRMYREEWSEEKNAEVFGKCANPNWHGHNYNLLVTVKGEISHATGYLIDLKELKVIINDYVIEKLDHKNLNKDVDFMTGKMASTELLCIEIFNQLKGPIEKHEGVFLHSVKLFETENNSAEYFGD
- the mqnB gene encoding futalosine hydrolase, with protein sequence MRILVVAATEFEVEFQNQESRVKNQNIELLITGVGMVATAFALGRHLATNRYDLAINLGIAGSFDRSIAVGEVVEVVEDSFSELGAEDDETFLSIEKLGFGEAHFKPSARLYDHGITHIRQVSAITVNTVHGNEASIKELACRIEPQLESMEGAAFFYACKQAGVPCIQIRAVSNYVEKRNRDAWQIGLAIKNLNTFAAELFKRDFSPLK
- a CDS encoding DinB family protein, giving the protein MLQEILKKLIKRDLEKLKTEIEAYQSEGNIWVVEDGIANSAGNLCLHLVGNLNHFIGAVLGNTGYVRQRDLEFSLKDIPRARLIQQIEDTIVVTEEVMNKITDEQLAAEFPVVVFSKGDTTAYFLSHLATHLSYHLGQVNYHRRLLDK
- a CDS encoding menaquinone biosynthesis family protein, yielding MKLTLGFSPCPNDTFIFDALIHHKIDTEGLEFEVFYDDVETLNQKAFRGELDITKLSYHAFAYVVDKYVLLDAGSALGFGVGPLLISKKDFSISDLNNADHKIGIPGKYTTANFLLGLALPEATNKQEMVFSEIEDALLDEKIDVGLIIHENRFTYQNKGLKKIIDLGDYWEKLTGCAIPLGGIVTNRNLPLEVQHKINKVLKKSVEFAFANPKSGLEFIRSHAQEMSEEVMYKHIELYVNKYSRELGEEGRKAIDLLFDTAREKGIIPEIKEHIFLSPTPPKGGE
- the hflX gene encoding GTPase HflX; this encodes MKQKFYDTAVKQERVVLVGIITPNETEEQTKEYLEELQFLVETAGGLTVKSFTQKMLRPERATFVGTGKLEEIKAFVDSEEIDIVVFDDELSPSQLRNIENELQVKILDRSNLILDIFANRAQTAQAKAQVELAQLQYLLPRLTRLWTHLERQKGGIGMRGPGESQIETDRRLILNKISLLKDKLKLIDRQNETQRKNRNQLVRVALVGYTNVGKSTIMNMISKSEVFAENKLFATLDTTVRKVVIENLPFLLSDTVGFIRKLPHHLVECFKSTLDEVREADILVHVVDVSHPYFEDQIRTVNETLKDLGARDKQTIMVFNKIDAYEPIQKPGEEAHKLTLEDFKQSWMAKDNNPAIFISALKKENVDEFRKLLYDKVVAIHTVRYPYDKLLY